In a genomic window of Enterobacter asburiae:
- a CDS encoding response regulator produces the protein MRFFQSLQNDGISPPAQIRLLNNTFMRLVFSFSAVPFVGIPFAIWINLLGDELAPTITWIIIYLLCAVAIRILHRRYRREVKEHDEADVLRRWLPRINKIAFIHGLGISSLYLITPQTQNFDFFLLLNISIAAIVAANATHLTPVISTFTCFFFASWGVLNLGIIWRLDDLMFIVLMLNLLYGFAIYRHALTSHAFFIQQALLEEKSSRLAEQFRQAKEEAEQALLDKNQFLTTASHDLRQPVHAMGFLIEAIIHRNRDDSLTPQLLDLQQSVRSVHLMFNSLLDLSKIESGNVLTAPSRVDIGALLDSVITLFREEANSRALRLSTRRPKRRIYVMGDPLLVRQSLINLIQNALRYTQQGGVLVAIRPRGDECLVEVWDTGVGIADDEKGKIFSPYYRPELAWKIDSAGHGLGLAVVARCAKLMKVKYGMQSIEGKGSRFWMRFTQYAGEEIAPDIPPADDSTAVPVRYAPLRGSCLVVDDDPLVTSAWESLMRIWGINVRCAASAEEAFAIIDDGFTPFAVLCDQRLRSGESGFDILKALFERLPDMSGAMVSGEFNSPVLLAAEQEGYLVLRKPLEPAKLYALLTQWSGCR, from the coding sequence ATGAGGTTTTTCCAGAGCTTACAGAACGATGGCATCTCTCCTCCCGCGCAGATCCGTTTACTAAACAACACCTTTATGCGGCTGGTGTTCAGCTTCAGCGCGGTGCCATTTGTCGGTATTCCTTTCGCCATCTGGATTAATTTGCTGGGCGATGAACTTGCCCCAACCATTACCTGGATAATTATTTACCTGCTATGTGCCGTGGCAATCCGAATATTGCACCGACGCTACCGGCGCGAAGTGAAAGAGCATGATGAAGCGGACGTCCTGCGCCGCTGGCTTCCGCGCATAAATAAGATTGCTTTTATTCACGGGCTGGGGATTTCATCTCTCTATTTAATTACGCCGCAGACGCAGAACTTTGACTTTTTCCTGCTACTTAATATCAGTATTGCCGCCATCGTCGCCGCCAATGCGACGCATCTGACGCCGGTCATCAGCACCTTTACGTGCTTTTTCTTCGCCTCCTGGGGGGTACTGAACCTCGGCATTATCTGGCGGCTGGATGATCTGATGTTCATTGTGCTGATGCTGAACCTGCTTTACGGCTTCGCCATTTACCGCCATGCGTTAACGTCGCACGCGTTCTTCATTCAGCAAGCGCTGCTTGAGGAAAAAAGCTCACGCCTGGCAGAACAGTTTCGTCAGGCTAAAGAGGAAGCGGAGCAAGCGCTGCTGGATAAGAATCAGTTCCTGACGACCGCCAGCCACGATCTGCGTCAGCCGGTACACGCCATGGGCTTTCTGATCGAAGCGATTATCCACCGAAACCGCGACGACAGCCTGACGCCCCAACTGCTTGACCTGCAGCAGAGCGTTCGCTCGGTGCATTTGATGTTCAATTCTCTGCTCGACCTCAGCAAGATTGAATCCGGGAACGTGCTCACTGCACCTTCCAGAGTGGACATCGGCGCTCTGCTCGACTCGGTGATCACGCTGTTTCGCGAAGAGGCCAACAGCCGCGCACTCAGGCTGTCCACCCGTCGGCCCAAACGCCGCATCTACGTGATGGGCGATCCGCTGCTGGTGCGACAATCGCTGATTAACCTGATTCAAAACGCCCTTCGCTACACGCAGCAGGGCGGCGTGCTTGTCGCCATTCGACCGCGCGGTGACGAGTGTCTGGTGGAGGTGTGGGACACGGGGGTCGGTATCGCCGATGACGAGAAAGGTAAAATCTTCTCTCCCTACTACCGCCCCGAGCTGGCCTGGAAGATCGACAGCGCCGGACACGGGCTGGGTCTGGCCGTGGTTGCCCGCTGTGCCAAACTGATGAAGGTGAAGTACGGAATGCAATCTATTGAAGGTAAAGGCTCACGCTTCTGGATGCGCTTCACTCAATATGCTGGAGAAGAGATCGCGCCGGACATCCCGCCCGCCGATGACAGCACCGCCGTGCCGGTACGCTATGCGCCGCTGCGCGGTTCCTGCCTGGTCGTCGATGACGACCCGCTGGTGACGTCTGCCTGGGAGAGTCTGATGCGCATCTGGGGGATCAACGTGCGCTGTGCGGCCTCCGCTGAAGAAGCGTTCGCCATAATCGACGACGGCTTCACGCCGTTCGCCGTGCTGTGCGATCAGCGTCTGCGATCCGGCGAAAGCGGCTTCGACATCCTGAAAGCGCTTTTTGAACGTCTGCCGGACATGAGCGGCGCGATGGTTAGCGGCGAATTTAACTCGCCGGTTCTGCTGGCGGCGGAGCAGGAAGGGTACCTGGTGCTTCGTAAGCCTCTGGAGCCGGCTAAATTGTATGCTCTGCTGACGCAGTGGTCCGGGTGTCGTTAA
- a CDS encoding response regulator transcription factor — translation MGHNYALVVDDHPLVASGIANFLITHCQFKQAYVVTNEEDCYRQIRDNGPPRLLVIDFWLSSGTALKLLKEVKQLYPQVRLLVVSGDDNNDIWQKVHAAGGHGFVLKSEPPEMFSRAVFALTDNLTWFPDRNEYSVESNSEKLSKFNLTPRQIDVLNMIMRGLPNKRIAAQLSISEPTVKEHISNILKKIGVNSRVEAITLLHGKRESSE, via the coding sequence TTGGGGCACAATTATGCGTTGGTCGTTGATGACCATCCATTGGTAGCAAGCGGCATCGCCAATTTTCTGATTACACATTGCCAATTTAAGCAGGCGTACGTGGTGACGAATGAGGAGGATTGCTACCGTCAAATTAGGGATAATGGCCCGCCACGTTTGCTGGTAATCGATTTTTGGCTCTCGTCCGGAACAGCGTTGAAATTACTAAAAGAAGTTAAACAACTTTACCCACAGGTACGGCTTCTGGTGGTCAGCGGGGATGACAATAATGACATCTGGCAGAAAGTTCACGCCGCCGGGGGGCACGGTTTCGTATTGAAAAGTGAACCGCCTGAAATGTTCTCACGGGCCGTTTTTGCACTTACAGATAATTTGACCTGGTTTCCTGACAGAAATGAATATTCCGTTGAATCGAATAGTGAGAAGTTAAGTAAATTTAACTTAACGCCGCGACAAATAGACGTGTTAAATATGATTATGCGCGGCCTGCCGAATAAGCGAATCGCCGCGCAGCTTTCAATTTCTGAGCCCACGGTAAAAGAACACATCAGCAATATATTGAAAAAAATAGGTGTTAACAGTCGGGTCGAAGCCATCACGCTTCTGCATGGTAAGCGGGAATCATCAGAATGA
- a CDS encoding lipoprotein produces the protein MKKPLIFLSVTLMLAGCSTLKTDQAIPLLQAETAKMLGLGSSDEITVTNVNGAQPDALGGQKLSYRATTEKGRIFDCSSMMMPGILGSAPTLSAPTCTPVVTHK, from the coding sequence ATGAAAAAACCACTAATCTTTTTAAGCGTTACGTTGATGCTAGCCGGTTGTTCCACGCTTAAAACCGATCAGGCTATTCCACTCCTGCAGGCGGAGACCGCTAAAATGCTGGGGCTGGGCTCATCGGATGAAATAACCGTGACCAATGTTAATGGCGCCCAGCCGGATGCACTGGGAGGACAGAAACTGTCTTATCGCGCGACGACGGAGAAAGGGCGTATTTTCGATTGCTCATCGATGATGATGCCGGGGATTTTAGGATCAGCACCGACGCTGAGCGCGCCAACCTGTACACCTGTTGTCACACATAAATAA